The following coding sequences are from one Arachis hypogaea cultivar Tifrunner chromosome 7, arahy.Tifrunner.gnm2.J5K5, whole genome shotgun sequence window:
- the LOC112702443 gene encoding glucan endo-1,3-beta-glucosidase 7, whose product MFNNHHYSHTFCVALFFLLLSLIPRSTSLRFIGLTYSAPTATPLPPPPETISAALSTLKVNSLRLEDPDPTVIRTFLYTNVSLFLTVPNYLVPTMASNRSSTLRWLYTHVVPFYPRARITTISVGNAFLDSYPQSASALLPAITNLHLSLRDLGIRKITVSTSFSFVTAISTPFPPSSAQFQEPPGINLIGPLLQFLRDTNSSFLINVYPYNLYRLKSEIPLGIALFQEHPFNFRDDLVTGVRYRNLFDMMIDAVVSAMAVAGYESIPIVVTETGWPSSSTAANEVEANLGYAEIYLKGLVKHLRSGIGTPLLKDGVKEVYVYEMFDKKEGTTPSSRSWGVLYANGTTKYRIDFSSSKSNYLLEGSWINVALRVFLSFLVLVLWI is encoded by the coding sequence ATGTTTAACAACCACCATTACTCTCACACCTTCTGCGTCgccctcttcttcctccttctctctctcataCCAAGAAGCACCTCGCTTCGCTTCATCGGCCTCACCTACTCCGCCCCCACCGCCACccctttaccaccaccaccagaaaCAATCTCCGCCGCACTCTCCACTCTCAAAGTCAACTCCCTCCGCCTCGAAGACCCTGACCCAACCGTCATCCGCACCTTCCTCTACACCAACGTCTCCCTCTTCCTCACCGTTCCCAACTACCTCGTCCCAACCATGGCCTCCAACCGCTCCTCCACCCTCCGCTGGCTCTACACTCACGTCGTCCCCTTCTACCCTCGCGCCAGAATCACCACCATCTCCGTCGGCAACGCCTTCCTCGACTCCTACCCTCAGTCCGCCTCCGCCCTCCTCCCCGCCATCACCAACCTCCACCTCTCCCTTCGCGACCTCGGCATCCGCAAGATCACCGTCTCCACCTCCTTCTCCTTCGTCACCGCCATCTCCACCCCCTTCCCTCCTTCCTCCGCTCAGTTCCAAGAGCCTCCCGGAATCAACCTCATCGGACCTCTGCTCCAGTTCTTGCGCGACACCAACTCCTCCTTCTTGATCAACGTCTATCCTTACAACCTCTACAGGCTCAAATCCGAGATCCCCTTAGGGATTGCTCTCTTTCAAGAACACCCGTTCAATTTCAGAGACGATTTGGTTACCGGTGTTCGGTACCGGAATCTTTTCGACATGATGATCGATGCGGTGGTGAGCGCCATGGCGGTGGCGGGCTACGAGAGCATCCCGATCGTTGTGACGGAGACAGGGTGGCCGAGTAGCAGCACCGCCGCGAACGAGGTGGAGGCGAATCTAGGGTACGCGGAGATATACCTGAAGGGTTTGGTGAAGCATTTGAGATCGGGAATTGGGACGCCATTGTTGAAGGATGGTGTGAAGGAAGTTTATGTCTACGAGATGTTTGATAAAAAGGAAGGAACCACTCCTTCTTCGCGCTCTTGGGGTGTTCTCTACGCTAACGGGACCACCAAGTACCGCATCGATTTCTCTTCGTCAAAGTCCAACTACTTGTTGGAGGGTTCTTGGATCAACGTGGCCCTCAGGGTATTCCTCTCTTTCTTGGTTTTGGTTCTTTGGATTTGA
- the LOC112702447 gene encoding LOW QUALITY PROTEIN: LIM domain-containing protein WLIM2b (The sequence of the model RefSeq protein was modified relative to this genomic sequence to represent the inferred CDS: inserted 2 bases in 1 codon), which produces MRDRDTLSFIGAQQKCKACDKTVYPVDQPSADAIAYHKASXYCKPYYEHLFMETGTFKQNFQSPSKVADKTKPELTRSPSKAASMLSGTQEKCATWAKIAYPLEKVGFRLRPSHSKAYHKSCFKCSHGRCPITTSNDAALEVVLYCKHHFSQLFKEREL; this is translated from the exons ATGCGAGACAGAGA CACTTTGTCTTTCATTGGAGCACAACAAAAGTGCAAGGCTTGTGACAAAACAGTGTACCCAGTTGATCAACCATCAGCTGATGCCATTGCTTACCATAAAGCTTC TTATTGTAAGCCTTATTATGAGCATCTCTTCATGGAGACAGGAACTTTCAAACAGAACTTCCAATCAC CTTCAAAGGTAGCTGATAAGACCAAACCTGAGCT GACAAGATCCCCTAGTAAGGCAGCTAGTATGCTTTCTGGGACGCAAGAAAAATGTGCAACATGGGCTAAAATTGCGTATCCATTGGAGAAGGTAGGATTTAGATTACG TCCATCCCACTCGAAGGCCTATCATAAATCATGCTTTAAATGTTCACATGGTAGATGTCCAATAACAACATCCAATGATGCAGCACTTGAGGTTGTCTTGTACTGCAAGCACCATTTCTCGCAGCTTTTTAAGGAAAGGGAGCTATAA
- the LOC112702445 gene encoding probable sugar phosphate/phosphate translocator At3g11320, whose protein sequence is MKGPTRLFTIGLISSWYSSNIGVLLLNKYLLSNYGFKYPIFLTMCHMTACSLLSYVAIAWLKMVPLQTLRSRVQFFKISALSLVFCVSVVFGNISLRYLPVSFNQAVGATTPFFTAVFAYLMTFKREAWLTYVTLIPVVTGVVIASGGEPSFHLFGFIICVAATAARALKSVLQGILLSSEGEKLNSMNLLLYMAPMAVVFLLPATLIMEENVVGITLALARDDVKIIWYLLFNSALAYFVNLTNFLVTKHTSALTLQVLGNAKGAVAVVVSILIFRNPVSVTGMMGYSLTVLGVVLYSEAKKRSKSVSS, encoded by the exons ATGAAGGGTCCGACCCGATTATTCACGATCGGACTCATATCATCATGGTACTCCTCCAACATTGGCGTTCTCCTTCTCAACAAGTACCTCCTCTCCAACTATGGCTTCAAGTACCCTATCTTCCTCACCATGTGCCACATGACTGCGTGCTCCTTGCTCAGCTACGTCGCCATCGCATGGCTCAAGATGGTTCCTCTTCAAACCCTACGCTCCCGCGTTCAGTTCTTCAAGATCTCCGCTCTCAGCCTCGTTTTCTGCGTCTCCGTCGTCTTCGGCAACATCTCGTTACGCTACCTTCCGGTGTCGTTTAATCAAGCCGTTGGCGCAACAACGCCCTTCTTCACCGCCGTTTTTGCCTACCTTATGACCTTCAAAAGAGAGGCTTGGCTCACTTATGTTACCCTAATTCCGGTCGTCACCGGCGTCGTCATTGCCAGCGGG GGTGAACCGAGCTTCCATTTATTTGGGTTCATAATATGTGTTGCAGCTACAGCTGCCCGGGCACTGAAATCAGTCTTACAGGGAATTTTGCTGTCTTCTGAAGG GGAGAAGCTGAATTCTATGAACCTTCTACTGTATATGGCTCCAATGGCTGTTGTTTTCCTTCTTCCTGCTACATTGATAATGGAAGAAAATGTTGTTGGCATTACTTTGGCTCTTGCCAGAGATGATGTGAAGATCATTTGGTACCTGCTATTTAATTCGGCACTCGCCTATTTTGTTAACTTGACCAATTTCTTGGTCACCAAACACACCAGCGCTCTCACCCTTCAG GTTCTTGGGAATGCCAAAGGTGCTGTAGCAGTAGTAGTTTCAATTCTCATATTTAGGAACCCAGTATCAGTAACTGGAATGATGGGTTACTCCCTCACAGTCTTAGGAGTTGTACTTTACAGTGAAGCCAAAAAGCGAAGCAAGTCAGTGTCATCATAG
- the LOC112702442 gene encoding uncharacterized protein: MELIASSSTFCPVATPPPTFSFPPRSSSSTASFPFLPPSLRGCACRAILSTHTTQKEKNGMLGARSSDLDQLSGLTALSPLDGRYWGKVKELAPFMSEYGLIYYRVLVEIKWLLKLSQIPEIVEVPSFSEDAKSYLQGVIDGFSVSDALEIKNIEKVTNHDVKAVEYFLKQKCQSNAEVAKVLEFFHFACTSEDINNLAHGLMLKEAMGSVMFPVMDKIIKSLCNMAKDNAQVPMLSRTHGQPASPTTLGKEMAIFAVRLSRERKELSQVEFLGKFAGAVGNYNAHVVAYPDVNWPQIAEEFVKSLGLSFNPYVPQIETHDYMAKLFHSLVQFNNILIDFDRDVWGYISLGYFKQITKAGEIGSSTMPHKVNPIDFENSEGNLGVANGGLSHLSMKLPISRWQRDLTDSTVLRNMGVGIGHSLLAYKSTLQGIGKLQVNEARLSEDLKQCWEVLAEPIQTVMRRYGVPEPYEKLKEHTRGRAVTKESIRDFIEGLDIPEAAKTNLLKLTPDTYIGAAVELARTVEHAVDLL, encoded by the exons cttcccctttcttcctcCTTCTCTCAGAGGCTGCGCTTGCAGAGCCATACTCAGCACCCACACTACCCAGAAGGAGAAGAACGGCATGCTCGGAGCTCGTTCCTCTGATTTGGACCAACTTTCTGGTTTGACTGCTTTGTCCCCATTGGATGGCCGCTATTGGGGGAAAGTTAAGGAATTGGCTCCTTTTATGAGTGAGTATGGCCTCATCTATTATAGGGTTCTTGTTGAG ATAAAATGGTTGTTGAAGCTGTCTCAGATTCCTGAAATTGTTGAGGTTCCAAGTTTCAGTGAAGATGCCAAGTCTTATTTACAAGGCGTGATTGATGGCTTTAGCGTGAGTGATGCCTTAGAGATAAAGAATATTGAGAAGGTGACTAATCATGATGTTAAGGCAGTGGAGTACTTCTTGAAACAAAAATGCCAATCGAATGCTGAAGTGGCTAAG GTGCTTGAATTTTTTCACTTTGCTTGCACGTCCGAGGATATAAATAACCTCGCCCATGGGTTGATGCTGAAAGAAGCAATGGGATCTGTCATGTTTCCTGTCatggataaaataattaaatccttGTGTAACATGGCTAAAGATAATGCTCAAGTCCCAATGCTTTCTCGCACTCATGGACAG CCAGCTTCACCAACAACTTTGGGAAAGGAAATGGCTATATTTGCTGTGAGATTAAGCAGAGAAAGGAAGGAATTATCTCAGGTTGAGTTTTTGGGGAAATTCGCTGGTGCGGTTGGAAATTACAATGCACATGTTGTTGCATACCCTGATGTTAACTGGCCTCAAATTGCAGAAGAGTTTGTAAAATCTCTTGGATTAAGTTTTAATCCTTATGTTCCTCAG ATTGAAACTCATGACTATATGGCAAAGCTATTTCATTCGCTCGTCCAGTTCAACAATATATTAATTGACTTTGATAGAGACGTATGGGGCTATATATCCTTGGGTTATTTTAAGCAG ATCACAAAGGCTGGGGAGATTGGGTCGTCAACTATGCCTCACAAAGTGAATcctattgattttgaaaatagtgAAGGTAATCTAGGTGTTGCTAATGGAGGTCTGTCTCATCTAAGCATGAAATTGCCAATTTCACGTTGGCAG AGGGACTTAACCGATTCAACTGTCTTACGGAACATGGGTGTAGGAATTGGTCATTCCCTTCTTGCTTACAAAAGCACACTTCAAGGAATAGGAAAGCTTCAG GTTAACGAAGCTCGCTTGAGTGAAGACTTGAAACAATGCTGGGAGGTGCTAGCTGAACCAATACAAACT GTTATGCGAAGATATGGTGTTCCGGAGCCTTATGAGAAGTTAAAAGAGCATACCAGAGGGAGAGCGGTTACAAAAGAGAGCATAAGAGACTTCATTGAAGGCTTAGATATTCCGGAAGCTGCAAAGACGAATCTGTTAAAGTTGACACCGGATACTTACATTGGAGCAGCAGTAGAATTGGCGAGAACTGTGGAACACGCAGTGGATTTGTTATGA
- the LOC112702444 gene encoding uncharacterized protein At2g39920, with product MSAYGHQMEENYSARSLSGGSEMRSSYVLESGFYITSFAATILITSLATIGLLMITMLVALAMMLQSCQSRGSGVIELQSVNDDYSYCKVHSLHTELNSLEGHNLPSICKDLAIEYVKGGRYARDLDSTKSLIEVYFDKVKPSDDGVGVVLIDIDGIFPLNPNSSNLYQRFHDNSIVNCMLELQNLKSNLVLGLCKKLQAAGWPIVLLSRGNGSDRNVTVDNLGKAGFGSCWSSLMMRDEDEDYSNKENEWISRKKNVIRNKGFVIKGIISSHMDALIAADTGVRNFLLPDPICDKFEQQRKPS from the exons ATGTCTGCTTATGGCCATCAAATGGAGGAGAACTATTCTGCAAGGAGTCTCTCTGGTGGTTCTG AGATGAGGAGCAGTTATGTGCTGGAATCAGGATTCTACATCACTTCTTTCGCAGCAACCATCTTGATTACCTCGCTCGCCACAATAGGCCTCCTAATGATTACTATGCTGGTTGCTCTGGCAATGATGCTGCAGTCTTGTCAGAGTAGAGGTTCTGGAGTTATAGAGCTTCAAAGTGTGAATGATGATTACAGCTATTGCAAGGTTCATTCTCTGCACACCGAGCTCAATAGCTTAGAAGGACATAATCTTCCTAGCATCTGCAAGGACCTGGCCATAGAATATGTCAAAGGAGGCCGATACGCTCGCGACTTAGACTCAACCAAGTCTCTGATTGAGGTCTACTTTGACAAGGTTAAACCATCAGATGATGGAGTTGGTGTAGTGCTAATAGACATAGATGGCATTTTCCCTCTGAATCCTAATTCATCCAATCTATATCAGAG GTTTCATGATAACAGCATTGTCAATTGTATGTTAGAGTTGCAAAATTTAAAAAGCAATCTTGTTCTAGGATTATGCAAGAAGCTTCAAGCTGCTGGATGGCCTATAGTTTTGCTATCAAGGGGGAACGGATCAGATAGAAATGTCACTGTTGATAATCTTGGCAAAGCCGGATTCGGAAGTTGTTGGTCTTCCTTGATGATGAG agatgaagatgaagattatTCCAACAAAGAAAATGAATGGATTTCTAGGAAAAAGAATGTGATAAGGAATAAGGGTTTCGTTATAAAAGGGATCATAAGCAGCCATATGGATGCATTAATTGCTGCAGATACAGGAGTGCGTAATTTTTTGCTTCCTGATCCTATATGCGACAAATTTGAGCAACAAAGAAAACCATCATAG